TTTACTGCATACAATATTAATTTGTTTCATTtcacgtaatttttttttgataataataaaactaaactaTCATTTCACGTAATTAGATTTTTGTTGTTAGTCAAATCTAATTCGGTTCAAATTAATattggttttgttttatctAAGTTTTCTTAGATGGTTTTCGTACAAAATGTTTGGTTTACGTAGCTTGGTACAGTTAGGTTCAAAAGGAAACGAAAAACCACAATTTGTCAAAGTGAATCAGTTGaagatatacaaaataatattggaAAAGTATATAagttaacaaaataattttgtagccaaaataactaaaaaatacgaaaaataataaataggtCAAAATAAAGTTAAAGACAAAAAGAAATGGTGgtataaccaaaaataaaattagagttattattatagtaataataatttaataaaaatgaataagggTAAATATCCTTTTTGTAAAAGAACTTTTTAAAGaggatttatttttaaaaagatattataGACTTTTTGTTCAagtaatgaaataaaatatagggtaaattaactttttttttttataactttcaAATTAATATCAACCAACATTCAAGAATATCTCCCTTTTTTATATTCCAATCGTAGAGGAAAAGGAAATTACTTCCTGAGTTTTTGTTCAAATAATTGATCAATTAGGGTATAAAAGGATTTCTATCGTcacataatttttattacaaaacttCAATGACTTCACCGTCACTGCCTTTAGAATTAGTAGAAGATGTACTTTACAAAATTCCGATCGAATCTTTGGTACGATTCAAATCCGTAAGCAAAGATTGGCACGCTCTCATCAAAGACAAGAGATTCATCTACAAGCTTTTGGATCTCTCCCATGAACGATGCATACTAGTCGGTCATAAAGCAATACAACTCTCCAGTATGAAGATCAATAACGCTCCCTTATGTGTACCAGCCCCAGAAAAGTTACACGATTATACCCTTAAAGCAATCATTCACTGTGACGGATTATTGCTATGTAAGTGTGATGAGGGAGGTGAGCATGATAATGGTCGAAAGCTCGCAGTTTGGAATCCGTTTGTGAGCCGACTCAAATGGATCGAACCCTCGACTTATTACAAATACTTTGATGTCTTTGCTTTTGGATACGACAGTGTATCTCGTGACAACTACAAGATCTTGAGGATCGATATGGGGATCAAAACTGAGATATATGAGTTTAGATCCAAACTCTGGAGAAGGGTTAGAGCTACTGTGGACGAATACCATAGACTGTGCCAAGCTATGTCTATGAATGGGAACATGTATTGGGTTGCTCAAACAAAGAGTAATGACTCCAAAATAGAATTCAtccaaagttttgatttttctaCAGAAACATTCAAGCCCATATGTGTTCCAGAGGAAACAGATCGTTTTCATGGGTTTACTGTTCATAGAGTACTCTTGTCAGGTTACGGGGGAGATAGGCTTTCTTTATTACAACAACATACACATTTGAAGATTGAGGTGTGGGTTACAAACAAGTTGACCGATGGGGATGTCTCGTGGAGCAACTATTTCAACGTAACTCTCGCTCATCTCCCAATATTACCCTACCGTAACGATTGTCGTTTTCTGGCATACTGCATCCACAAGACCAAAAAGATTATGTTATGGGTCGAGGAAGTAGATTACAACGAGGCATATGTGTACACAGATGTTTACGTAATGGGTGAGGGTGAGATAGACAAACAAGTTGAGGCCACAATAACGCGTACATTGCATGATCAATCTTGTAATCATGTATATGTTCCAAGCCTAGTTCCAGTTccagattaagaacaagagtgTACACATAAATGAGACTTGTGAGGATTGCTTTTGGTAGATTTCAGGCACGCTTAATTTTAAGCTTGTCTTCTTCTGTTACGTATTAATACTATggattaatattatataattaaatattttaataagtaGACTTTTGCATAGCGTATTGGCTCACACTTATTGGAGAATTTAGACCTGATATTgagctttgtttttgtttggtccaGAGTTGTTGTTTATACAGTGAAGATACATTATTAGTTTcacttagagcatcattaacggGTTCTTAGGACGGAgctcttagcggaatataagaacccaaCTCTTAAGTTTTAACTGAAAATGTTAAGAGTCGGCTCTTAAATATTTAAGAGCcgagttaaaagttaagagtcgGGTTCTTATATTTCGCTAAGAACCATGTACTAAGAACCCTGCGTTAATGATGGTCTTAGTGTCAAATTTTCACTATACGTGAGCAAGCTCATATGAATCATGTTTTTAAACCATGATGATTCCTTTATCACACACGCTACGAAGTTGTATTATTCTCAAAAATTTGTTGGGAAGGGCTTAGATCCAAAGATATATTCTTCCAGCTAAATTAACAAATTGTGAATAGAAAAGAAGCATCAAACAAAATGTTAGAAGTGCATAGAAGTGGTGTACCGAGTCCAGAGATCGATCTCACGAAACTTAGCGTTAACTGTAATCTCCCAGTTTCAAGCTACCAATCCAGGTGTACCTTCTTGATAAGCAGGAAGCGTGGTGGCCAAGTAATAGAAGATACAAGCGGCGGTGTGAGTGCAATAGAGCTAGACGAATATAAGCTTGACGATTCTTGTGAATAGGTAATTGATTCTTATGTCTTAACGAAATCAAAGAATATTATAAACTTTACCTTGTAGATGATATCCCATGGCATGCAAGCAAGAAAATCaattataaaagatgattttaaGTACCTACAAAAGTTGTTGTACACCATgaaaagttaaacaaaaaacTCATTCCTTTAAACAAACAGAGCTTAAAAACAGAGGAGGGGAGCATTTTAATACGATGGAGCTGCTATCTCTGTAAGCCACGTAGAATGGTAGCACTAATCCAACATTGCGATTAGTTATCTACATCTCATGGAAACATCAAGTCCTCAAACATACTCCTGTCTAATTCTTATGAAGCTAAGGTTTCTGATTACGGTCTAGCGCCTATCATTGGCTCCGCATCTGCACCTAACCGTTTTGATAGCTACCGTGCCCCTGAAGTCCCTGATGCTAGCAAAATCTCTCAAAAAGCTGATGCTTACAGAATTGGTGTCTTGAGACAACTTATATTAGAACTCATATTTAAACATATTGCAACATGAACTTGTCAAGACAACCTGATTACAATCATCATAATCAAAGAGATCATAGTCGGAGCTATATGTTTTAAACATATAAGCTATATGTTTTGATATAATTGTAATTTCATGTGATTCATCTAAATGAGCTTAAACCactgttttaatattttggtttgtatAAGGTTTGAAACATTTATGAACAAACTTAAACgagtgattttttttgtcagccatGGAATGTTCAAAACAAAAGATTGGTAAGTTAAACCACGGTTAAGAACCTACAAACAAAAAAGTTTAGAATTCTAACATTTCAAACCGGTAAGAACCAAAAATGAATCGGCTTGGAGAGGCTCAATGCCAAAACAGCCATTAACTGGAAAATGTTTATTTGATGTCTATAACCACAAGTAAATAGGAATGTTCTTCTTAGACtaagatatttataaaatataaattttcaaaattgctAAAAAGAGTTTCAAACTATTACGATTTCAtgatataatcatatatttaatatattaagcattttttatttaaaattaaagttaGTGACTAAAACATACTTTTTAATATTCTCTACTCTCACCTTTAGTAAGTAATTAAACACCCCTGCGCCAATATTTAAAGGACACTATTTTAAGCTATACTCCATCGTAActtttttttggcaattttcaTATTTCTTGAAAGCATTAATTGGTTTTCCGTAGACAAATTCCAAGAACAGAGTAGCTTAACATTTTTTTAGAGTAGCATAACATGGTTAAAGATTCTAACACAACAGTTGCAAGCGACTGATAAACACACAGTTTACTCTAGTTCTCTGATACATCATACATCAAACAAGAAGCTCTACTCTTTGtaagtgtttttttattttcatatcttgTAATTCAATAAATGCGATGTTCCATCAAGACCTTTCTCAATGTATCCCTTTGAGTACTAAGGTACAGTGAACTCTCTGTATTTTGGTGGGTTTTCTTCAGACACAAGCTCTTTGATTGGTCCGTAAACTGTTGAATTCGGAATCATACTCGAGCTGAAAAAGCACGCTACTGATATCCTCGGTCCAACTTTGTTTGCAAGCACCCTATGCTCCACACTTTTGAACTTGTCGTTCGTCATCAACTACACAAACGTAAAAGTTAGAAACTAATTCAGTGCATCTCTCGCAAAAACCTTTGCTCTTTTGGGTGTGTGTGACACACGAAGACCACCGTTTCGTGAAGCTCTTTTTGTGTTAAGAGATTGTAagttatttatataagcttataaactattataataactattaatgtttaataaacttcatacttgctttataaatcattaataaaaattataaatttccaaaatataaattcaattacattttctaaaaaaaaatggatatttactttttttttttttttggaaacattaaaaacaaaaaggaaagacATCCTATTTAAAAACAAGGATTTAGTGcatcttaataattaatctcACGAtaaaaccctttttttttctttctct
The window above is part of the Brassica napus cultivar Da-Ae chromosome C3, Da-Ae, whole genome shotgun sequence genome. Proteins encoded here:
- the LOC106433800 gene encoding putative F-box protein At3g22650 produces the protein MTSPSLPLELVEDVLYKIPIESLVRFKSVSKDWHALIKDKRFIYKLLDLSHERCILVGHKAIQLSSMKINNAPLCVPAPEKLHDYTLKAIIHCDGLLLCKCDEGGEHDNGRKLAVWNPFVSRLKWIEPSTYYKYFDVFAFGYDSVSRDNYKILRIDMGIKTEIYEFRSKLWRRVRATVDEYHRLCQAMSMNGNMYWVAQTKSNDSKIEFIQSFDFSTETFKPICVPEETDRFHGFTVHRVLLSGYGGDRLSLLQQHTHLKIEVWVTNKLTDGDVSWSNYFNVTLAHLPILPYRNDCRFLAYCIHKTKKIMLWVEEVDYNEAYVYTDVYVMGEGEIDKQVEATITRTLHDQSCNHVYVPSLVPVPD